CGAGATGGGCTGCGGCTCTGGGGTAACCTGCTGGCGGCGCCTGCGCGACTGGCAAGCGGCCGGCGTTTGGGAGCGGTTGCACCGCGAGTTGCTGCGCCGCTTGCAAGACGCCAACCGCATCGACTGGAGCCGGGCCGCGCTGGACAGTTCCGCCATCGCGGCAAAAAAGGGGGTGCCGCGACCGGGCCGAACCCGACCGATCGGGGCCGTCCCGGCACGAAACGCCACCTCGTCACGGACCGTCACGGTATCCCGCTCACGTTCGCCCTGACCGGGGCCAATGTGCATGACAGCGTGCCCTTCGAGCAGATGCTCGATGCGATCCCAGCGATCCGCGGCAAGCGCGGCCGGCCGCGGCGCAGGCCGAGAAAGCTGCACGCGGACAAGGCCTATGATCATCGCCGCTGCCGCCGCGCCTGCCGGCAGCGAGGCATCACGCCGCGCATCGCCCGGCGCGGCGTCGAGACCAGCGAGCGTCTCGGCCGCTATCGCTGGGTCATCGAACGCACCTTCGCCTGGCTCAATCGCTTCCGGCGTCTCACCATCCGCTACGAGCGGCGCATCGATATCCACAGCGCGTTTACAAGCATCGCTTGCTCCCTCATCGCCCTCCGGGCTCTGGAGGGAAGGTTTTGAAAGGGACTCTAAATGGGGTGAGCTCGAGGCTGCGGCGGCAAGGCTGCGCACGGGTGAACATCACCTGCGGCCGTTCCACTGGACTGTTGAGTTCCCGGAGGTGTTTACACGTAATAACCGGGGGTTCGACGCGATGGTTGGTAATCCCCCGTTTCAAGGGGGAACGCAGAGCACAGAGTCTCTTGGCGAACTGTACACATCGTGGCTGACGCAAAGTTTCAGTGTTACTTCGAGGCGCATCAATCTTGTGGCCTATTTCTTCCTACGTGCCTTCTCTTGTCTAAGTGATAGTGGCTCGTTCGGACTCATCGCGACAAATAAGATTGCGCAAGGCGAAACGCGAGAACAATGTCTGCTTCGGCTAATACGGCTAGGTGGCACGATTTATCGCGCAACACGCAGAATGCGGTGGCCCGGAGAAGCCGACGTCGTGGTCTCCGTCGTGCATCTTCGACGCGGTTTGGGGAGCAATGATTTCTATATCGACGACAAGCCCACCTCGCGGGTGTCCGCATATCTAAGCGATATCAACTTAGATGAGACGCCTGCCAGACTAAGCAAGAATTTGGGCAAGGCGTTTATGGGCACAAAGATCACCGGGATTGGGTTCACTTTTGACGACAGAGAGGCATCCAGAGGTAACGCAGCATCACTAAAAGATATGGCAGATTTATTAACATCACATCCAAATTATGAAGAAGTAATATTCCCTTTTATGGGTGCAGAGGAGGTCAACAATACGCCGGATCACTCCTTTAGGCGCTATGTAATCGATGTTGCTGACGTGTCAGAGGCAACCGCACGTGAACGATGGCCAGAGCTTGTCGCGGTACTCGAACGTTACGTGAAGCCGGAACGCGACAAACTGCTAACGAAAGGGGGGTGGAGCGCGGAAATTGGACGCAACTGGTGGCGTCTCGCCCAGCGAGCAGAAAGGCTCGATCGGCTTAAGCGTGATATATCGCACGTAATAGTCACGGCATCGTCTGCCGTGATGCACCATATGTTCGCATATGTACCGTCCAGACGTGTATTTTCGCACAAACTCATTGTGGTAGCTTCTCAAGACGTTTCAGTTCTCGGCGCTTTGCAATGTAGAGCGCATGAGCTTTGGTCGAGAACTTTCGGAACAACTTTTGGATCGGGAGACGCATTAACTTATAGCGTGAGTCGAGTTTTTGCCACCTTTCCCATGCCCCGACTCGACGAGCTTGGAAGCGGCCCGGCATGCGAATCTTACCTTCGTGGGCGCACAGAAATATTGCTTGCTGCGCAGGTGGGTCTCACAGACATTTATGGACGCTTTCACGACCGCAATGAGCGCTCCACGCTTGTCGCACGCCTGCGCGAACTGCACGCTGAGATGGATCGCGCGGTGCTCGAAGCCTATGGCTGGCGCGATCTCGCCGAACGCGCCGCACCGATCTTCCTCGACGAGTCCAACGAGGACGACCAGACCTACCAGGGTCGCCTGTTCTGGCCCTCTGATTTCCGCGACGAAGTGCTCGCCCGCCTGCTCGCGCTGAACGCCGAGCGTCACGCCGAGGAGGTCCGCCTCGGTATCGCGCCGGGCATGAATGGACACCCCGAGGCCGAAGACGACGTGGAAGCCTCGGAAGGCGAGCTTACAGAATAGGCAAGCGCCGCCGGCCCGGTATCAGGGCCGGCGCCACTTGTCGGGATGGCCCCGGTCCGTGTTGCGGACACGCTCGACGAAAACGTCGCCGCCCCGTTCCTTCGCCCAGTCGATCGCCGCGCCCTGCGTCGGCTGCACGACGCTGGCGCGCTCCGAGCCTGGCCTGCGAACCGCGAAGTCGCCTGTCTCAGGGCGGCGCTCGATGAACATCCTGTTGTCAGCCATGGGAAAACTCCCGGTTGGGTTCACCGCCCGAATCGGCGGCTGGTACGCAAGATAATCTTGCAAATTATGATTCGCAAGATTATATCGGCTGCCGGGAGACAGCACCATGACCAATCTCATTGGAGCGCGGATCAAGGCGCTGCGGGAGGAGCGAAGCCTCTCGCAGGACGACCTCGCGCGGCTCTTTGGCTTCAAGGACAGGCAGACGGTCTCCGCCATCGAGACCGGGGAACGCCGCGTCACGGCCGACGAGCTGCTGCTAGCCGTCGAAAAGCTGGGCGCGCCGCTCGACTATTTCACCGATCCCTTCCTGCTGGTCGGCGAGGGCCGTTTTTCCTGGCGGCAGACCAATGTGAGACCGGGCGTCCTCGGCGCCTATGAGCGCAATGCCGGCCGCTGGATCGCGGCCTTCCGGGCGATCGCCCCCCAGGTTGGGCGGGCGAGCCCTTTGCTGCGTCGGGCCTTGGGGCTCACCCGCCACGCGCGCTTTGAGGATGCAATGGAGGCGGGTGAGCGCTTCGCTGACGAGTTCGAGCTCGGGGAGGTGCCGGCTCGGCGTCTGGCCGAGGTGATGGAAGAGAAACTTCGCATCCTCGTGCTCATGGTCGATGCCTTCGAGGGAATTTCGGGCGCCGCCTGCCGCCTGCCGGCGCTGGACGTCGTGCTAATCCATCGACACGAGGTGGAGGGACGGCGCCACTTCGATCTGGCGCATGAGCTGTTCCATATCCTCACCTGGGACGCGATGCCGCCGGAGCACGCGGAGGAATCCCGGGAAGTGGGCGGCAATCGCGTCGAGCAGCTCGCCAACAATTTCGCCTCGGCGGTACTTATGCCGAAGACCGTGCTCGCTCGTTTCGGCGAGTGGACGGACCTCAAGGACGCCGAGCTCACCGCGAAGCTGAACGCAACCGCGGATGAATTGCTGGTGACGGCTCCCGCGCTTAAATGGCGCCTGGTCGCGCTCGACCTGCTGAAGCCGGCGCGCGCCCGGGCGATCTCCGACGCGGCGTTGCGGAACAACGGGCACAATGGGCGAGAGGCGCCCAAGGCTGCTGTGCCGCTTCTCTTCTCGAAGCCGTTTATGGAGGTGATCGGTCTCGCAATCGACGAAGGCCGAATTTCGACTCGCCGGGCTGCGGGCCTGCTCGATCTCACCGTCGAGGATCTGAAGGATCTCTTCGTGGCGCACGGGGTCGAGACCCCGGCCGAACTATGAGGCGGCCATGGCGCGATATCACGGCTCGCTCCTGGTCGACGCGAATGTCATACTGGAAGCCCACCGGATCGGCGCGTGGGCGGCGCTCACAGGCGGCTATCCGGTCGAAACGGTGGAGGACTGCGTGACAGAGACCCAGACAGGCTTCCAGCGGCGGCGTTCGGAGCAGCAGATTGACGCGAAGTCCTTGCGCGCATCGCTGAGGGCGGTTCATGCGCCGGGGGATCCGGAGATCGCGGCAGCGGTCGTGAGGGCGCCCGACATTGCGCTCGACATCGGTGAACGCTCGCTCTGGGCGCACGCCCTTACCCGGACCGGTGACTGGATCTTGTGCGGCTCGGGCCGGGCAAGCCTGCGCTTCGGCGTCCGGCTCGGCCATCGCGACAGGCTCGTCTCGCTGGAGCAGCTTCTCGATGAAGCCGGCCACCGGCTGGAGGA
The Acidibrevibacterium fodinaquatile genome window above contains:
- a CDS encoding IS5 family transposase (programmed frameshift), with the protein product MPAPQLSDSLWSILEPLLPPPRPRPKGGRPPISARAALTGILFVLRSGIPWEMLPREMGCGSGVTCWRRLRDWQAAGVWERLHRELLRRLQDANRIDWSRAALDSSAIAGKKGGAATGPNPTDRGRPGTKRHLVTDRHGIPLTFALTGANVHDSVPFEQMLDAIPAIRGKRGRPRRRPRKLHADKAYDHRRCRRACRQRGITPRIARRGVETSERLGRYRWVIERTFAWLNRFRRLTIRYERRIDIHSAFTSIACSLIALRALEGRF
- a CDS encoding type IIL restriction-modification enzyme MmeI, with the protein product MVSVVHLRRGLGSNDFYIDDKPTSRVSAYLSDINLDETPARLSKNLGKAFMGTKITGIGFTFDDREASRGNAASLKDMADLLTSHPNYEEVIFPFMGAEEVNNTPDHSFRRYVIDVADVSEATARERWPELVAVLERYVKPERDKLLTKGGWSAEIGRNWWRLAQRAERLDRLKRDISHVIVTASSAVMHHMFAYVPSRRVFSHKLIVVASQDVSVLGALQCRAHELWSRTFGTTFGSGDALTYSVSRVFATFPMPRLDELGSGPACESYLRGRTEILLAAQVGLTDIYGRFHDRNERSTLVARLRELHAEMDRAVLEAYGWRDLAERAAPIFLDESNEDDQTYQGRLFWPSDFRDEVLARLLALNAERHAEEVRLGIAPGMNGHPEAEDDVEASEGELTE
- a CDS encoding DUF2188 domain-containing protein codes for the protein MADNRMFIERRPETGDFAVRRPGSERASVVQPTQGAAIDWAKERGGDVFVERVRNTDRGHPDKWRRP
- a CDS encoding XRE family transcriptional regulator, whose translation is MTNLIGARIKALREERSLSQDDLARLFGFKDRQTVSAIETGERRVTADELLLAVEKLGAPLDYFTDPFLLVGEGRFSWRQTNVRPGVLGAYERNAGRWIAAFRAIAPQVGRASPLLRRALGLTRHARFEDAMEAGERFADEFELGEVPARRLAEVMEEKLRILVLMVDAFEGISGAACRLPALDVVLIHRHEVEGRRHFDLAHELFHILTWDAMPPEHAEESREVGGNRVEQLANNFASAVLMPKTVLARFGEWTDLKDAELTAKLNATADELLVTAPALKWRLVALDLLKPARARAISDAALRNNGHNGREAPKAAVPLLFSKPFMEVIGLAIDEGRISTRRAAGLLDLTVEDLKDLFVAHGVETPAEL